Proteins encoded in a region of the Methanomassiliicoccales archaeon genome:
- a CDS encoding YbhB/YbcL family Raf kinase inhibitor-like protein — protein sequence MEELKVKLEFSKFPSQFTCDGANTSPKVEITGGKGMCLAMILDDPDAPMGTFTHWVIWNVVPVGTIPENMPKEKIISHPIAAVQGKNSGNRVGYTGPCPPGEKPHRYFFKVYVLDKMLNLPPGSIKAELEGAMEGHVVQKGETMATYVR from the coding sequence ATGGAAGAGCTAAAGGTCAAACTGGAGTTCAGCAAATTCCCGTCACAGTTCACTTGCGACGGGGCGAACACGTCGCCTAAGGTGGAGATCACCGGAGGCAAGGGGATGTGTCTGGCCATGATTCTTGACGATCCCGATGCACCGATGGGGACGTTCACCCACTGGGTCATCTGGAATGTGGTCCCGGTCGGCACCATTCCGGAGAACATGCCCAAGGAAAAGATCATCTCACATCCGATCGCGGCAGTCCAAGGCAAGAACTCGGGGAACCGTGTAGGCTATACCGGCCCCTGCCCGCCGGGTGAAAAACCGCACCGGTACTTCTTTAAGGTCTATGTTCTGGACAAGATGCTAAACCTGCCCCCCGGTTCCATCAAGGCAGAGCTGGAAGGGGCAATGGAAGGCCATGTGGTGCAAAAAGGCGAGACCATGGCCACCTATGTCCGCTGA